From a single Columba livia isolate bColLiv1 breed racing homer chromosome 15, bColLiv1.pat.W.v2, whole genome shotgun sequence genomic region:
- the ATF7IP2 gene encoding activating transcription factor 7-interacting protein 2, whose protein sequence is MEYSHKCLRAKKSMVLNDQKQVENLNKIKNISTEEILYGLQMKDHSLQPSALDIICKMSTRRKRASSISKENTQCKGIKLSDEIKKKSVCTMSKKEESLLGKIKHMIGEQMDILNSDFINQKLESLNRRVEQLQCKDNHEEIAKALLKKVSKLERRIDAVIAFQEESLSKMAVHQF, encoded by the exons ATGGAATATTCGCATAAATGTTTGAGAGCAAAAAAATCCATGGTTCTAAATGATCAAAAGCAAGTagaaaatctgaataaaataaagaatatttcaACGGAGGAGATTTTATATGGCTTGCAAATGAAAGATCATTCTCTTCAGCCAAGTGCCTTGGATATAATCTGCAAAA TGAGCACTCGAAGGAAGAGGGCAAGTTcaataagcaaagaaaatacCCAGTGCAAAGGTATTAAGCTTTCTGATGAAATCAAGAAAAAGAGTGTTTGTACAATgtcaaaaaaggaagaaagtctTTTGGGAAAG ATCAAACATATGATTGGTGAGCAGATGGATATTTTAAACAGTGACTTCATTAATCAAAAACTAGAAAGTTTAAATAGAAGAGTTGAACAATTACAATGCAAAGATAACCACGAAGAAATAGCTAAAGCATTACTA AAGAAAGTATCAAAACTGGAGAGACGTATTGATGCTGTGATTGCATTTCAGGAGGAATCGCTCTCGAAAATGGCTGTTCATCAG